In Geobacillus kaustophilus, a genomic segment contains:
- a CDS encoding CamS family sex pheromone protein produces the protein MKQILSLRSLVARRWTNRARKRLAAIGLASICLLSACAPKFDQGQVVQNKGDKEQEAVIPKYNISDSYYRVVLPFKPSGARGEVVNDLNTRLDVDEFETGLMRLATEQFPSDEYLFQEGQYLDSETVGKWLARKKTTRQLKEEKMKPEDNLGLNPPISDTGTNEQKNKQSPIYLASILEHDYLVKVDNDKVKLGGIAIGLALNSVHYYSTEQGYPREVKIKDDVIEREGKRIAAEVLKRLRSMKGLGSVPITIALYKQAPRSSVVPGHFFAVTHVDGGDSTIDDWEAVNEEYYLFPSDEAEENHRDDWLKFNNFKSDVEDFFPNYTGIVGRGLYVNDQLQKLTINITMPFYGKAEVIGFTQYVTGLVMEKFPDYITVNVYIASAGQPESLIVRQAKADEPFVHIYQ, from the coding sequence ATGAAACAGATTCTATCACTTCGTAGCTTAGTTGCCCGTCGTTGGACGAACCGGGCCCGAAAGCGGTTGGCTGCCATCGGGCTCGCCTCCATCTGTTTGTTGTCTGCTTGTGCGCCGAAGTTTGATCAAGGTCAAGTAGTCCAAAATAAGGGCGATAAAGAGCAAGAAGCGGTCATTCCGAAATACAACATTTCCGACTCGTACTACCGCGTCGTATTGCCCTTTAAACCGTCCGGGGCCCGTGGGGAGGTCGTCAACGATTTAAATACGCGCCTTGATGTCGACGAATTTGAGACGGGGCTTATGCGCCTCGCCACCGAGCAGTTTCCGTCAGATGAGTACTTGTTCCAAGAGGGGCAATATTTAGACAGCGAGACAGTCGGAAAATGGCTCGCTCGCAAGAAGACGACTCGCCAGCTGAAGGAAGAGAAAATGAAGCCGGAAGACAATCTCGGCTTAAACCCACCGATCAGCGACACAGGAACAAATGAACAAAAAAACAAACAAAGCCCGATTTATTTGGCGAGCATTTTGGAACATGATTATTTGGTCAAAGTCGACAACGACAAAGTGAAGCTCGGCGGCATCGCTATCGGCCTGGCGTTAAACTCCGTCCACTATTACTCGACCGAACAAGGCTATCCGCGCGAGGTCAAAATCAAAGACGATGTCATCGAACGGGAAGGAAAGCGGATCGCCGCTGAGGTGCTGAAGCGACTGCGGAGCATGAAAGGGCTCGGCAGCGTGCCGATCACGATCGCCCTGTACAAACAAGCGCCCCGTTCATCTGTCGTTCCAGGCCACTTTTTTGCCGTCACCCATGTCGATGGGGGAGACAGCACCATCGATGATTGGGAGGCGGTGAACGAGGAATATTATTTATTCCCGTCCGATGAGGCGGAAGAGAACCATCGTGATGACTGGCTCAAATTCAACAATTTTAAATCAGACGTTGAAGACTTTTTCCCGAACTACACCGGCATCGTCGGCAGAGGGTTGTACGTCAACGACCAGCTTCAGAAGTTAACGATCAACATTACGATGCCGTTTTACGGCAAAGCGGAAGTGATCGGCTTTACCCAATACGTGACCGGTTTGGTGATGGAAAAATTCCCGGACTACATCACCGTCAATGTCTACATCGCCTCGGCCGGCCAGCCGGAAAGCCTCATCGTGCGCCAGGCGAAAGCAGACGAGCCGTTTGTGCATATTTATCAATGA
- a CDS encoding YgaP family membrane protein: MTNIGIVNAFIRITVGLTVIAWATARLARRPWCTSYLWAALLGAMKVGEGITRFCPMTALFDNMQRRQLLEEEKEAVVNPT; this comes from the coding sequence ATGACGAATATCGGCATTGTGAACGCATTCATTCGCATCACGGTTGGCCTGACTGTCATCGCCTGGGCCACCGCCCGCCTCGCACGGCGGCCATGGTGCACATCCTATTTGTGGGCCGCTTTGCTTGGGGCGATGAAAGTCGGAGAAGGGATCACCCGTTTTTGTCCGATGACCGCCCTGTTTGACAATATGCAGCGCCGGCAGCTGCTTGAAGAGGAAAAGGAAGCAGTCGTTAATCCGACATGA
- the ligA gene encoding NAD-dependent DNA ligase LigA has translation MDRQQAERRAAELRELLNRYGYEYYVLDRPSVPDAEYDRLMQELIAIEEQYPELKTSDSPTQRIGGPPLEAFRKVTHRVPMMSLSNAFDEGDLRDFDRRVRQEVGQAAYVCELKIDGLAVSVRYEDGYFVQGATRGDGTTGEDITENLKTIRSLPLRLKEPVSLEARGEAFMPKASFLRLNEERKARGEELFANPRNAAAGSLRQLDPKVAASRQLDLFVYGLANAEELGIESHSEALNYLQALGFKVNSERRRCANIDEVIAFINEWHEKRPQLPYEIDGIVIKVDSFVQQRQLGVTAKSPRWAIAYKFPAEEVVTTLIGIEVNVGRTGVVTPTAILEPVRVAGTTVQRATLHNEDFIREKDIRIGDAVIIKKAGDIIPEVVGVVVDRRNGDETPFAMPTHCPECQSELVRLDGEVALRCLNPKCPAQLRERLIHFASRAAMNIEGLGEKVVTQLFNAGLVHDVADLYRLTKEQLIGLERMGEKSAANLLAAIEASKQNSLERLLFGLGIRYVGAKAAQLLAEHFETMERLEKATKEELMAVPEIGEKMADSITAFFAQPEAAELLNELRLYGVNMAYKGPKRAAEAPADSAFAGKTVVLTGKLMSMSRNEAKEQIERLGGRVTGSVSRSTDLVIAGEDAGSKLDKAQQLGIEIWDESRFLQEISREER, from the coding sequence ATGGACCGCCAACAAGCCGAACGGCGCGCGGCCGAGCTGCGCGAACTATTGAACCGCTATGGCTACGAATATTACGTGCTCGACCGGCCGTCCGTCCCGGACGCCGAGTATGACCGGCTCATGCAAGAGCTCATCGCTATCGAGGAACAATATCCGGAATTGAAAACGAGCGACTCGCCGACCCAGCGCATCGGCGGCCCGCCGCTTGAGGCGTTTCGCAAAGTGACGCACCGCGTGCCGATGATGAGTCTCTCGAACGCGTTTGACGAAGGGGATTTGCGCGATTTTGACCGCCGCGTTCGCCAAGAAGTCGGCCAAGCGGCGTACGTGTGCGAATTGAAAATTGACGGACTCGCCGTCTCTGTCCGCTATGAAGACGGCTATTTCGTTCAAGGAGCGACGCGCGGCGACGGAACGACCGGCGAGGACATTACGGAAAATTTAAAAACGATCCGCTCGCTGCCGCTTCGCCTGAAAGAGCCGGTGTCGCTGGAGGCGCGCGGCGAAGCGTTCATGCCGAAAGCATCGTTTTTGCGCTTGAATGAGGAGCGAAAAGCCCGGGGCGAAGAGCTGTTTGCCAATCCGCGCAACGCCGCGGCCGGCTCGCTTCGCCAGCTCGATCCGAAAGTGGCGGCATCGCGCCAGCTCGATTTGTTCGTCTACGGCTTGGCCAATGCCGAAGAACTTGGCATTGAGTCGCACAGCGAGGCGCTCAACTACTTACAGGCGCTCGGGTTTAAAGTGAATTCAGAGCGGCGGCGCTGCGCGAACATCGATGAGGTGATCGCCTTCATCAACGAATGGCACGAAAAACGGCCGCAGCTGCCGTACGAGATCGACGGCATTGTCATTAAAGTCGATTCGTTTGTCCAACAGCGGCAGCTTGGCGTCACGGCAAAAAGTCCGCGCTGGGCGATCGCCTACAAATTCCCGGCTGAAGAAGTGGTGACGACGCTCATCGGCATTGAGGTCAACGTCGGGCGCACCGGCGTCGTCACTCCGACGGCGATTCTCGAGCCGGTCCGCGTCGCCGGCACGACCGTGCAGCGCGCCACCCTTCACAACGAAGACTTTATCCGCGAGAAAGACATTCGCATCGGCGATGCGGTCATTATCAAAAAAGCGGGCGACATCATCCCGGAAGTCGTCGGCGTCGTCGTCGACCGGCGCAACGGGGACGAAACGCCGTTTGCGATGCCGACGCACTGCCCGGAATGCCAAAGCGAACTCGTCCGCCTGGATGGAGAAGTGGCGCTTCGCTGCCTGAATCCGAAATGCCCGGCCCAGCTGCGCGAACGGCTCATCCATTTTGCCTCAAGAGCAGCGATGAACATTGAAGGGTTGGGCGAAAAAGTGGTCACCCAACTGTTTAACGCCGGCCTCGTCCACGATGTCGCCGATTTGTACCGGCTGACGAAAGAACAGCTCATCGGTTTGGAACGGATGGGCGAAAAGTCAGCAGCCAACTTGCTTGCCGCCATTGAAGCGTCGAAGCAAAATTCGCTTGAGCGGCTGTTGTTTGGCCTTGGCATCCGCTACGTCGGGGCGAAAGCCGCCCAGCTTTTGGCCGAGCATTTTGAAACGATGGAGCGGCTGGAGAAAGCGACGAAAGAGGAATTAATGGCCGTGCCGGAAATCGGGGAAAAAATGGCCGACTCGATCACCGCCTTCTTTGCCCAGCCGGAAGCGGCCGAGCTGTTGAATGAGCTGCGGCTTTACGGCGTCAACATGGCATACAAAGGGCCGAAGCGGGCGGCTGAGGCGCCCGCTGACTCCGCCTTCGCTGGCAAAACGGTCGTCTTGACCGGAAAACTTATGTCCATGTCGCGCAACGAAGCGAAAGAACAAATTGAACGGCTCGGCGGGCGCGTCACCGGCAGCGTCAGCCGCAGCACCGATCTTGTCATCGCCGGAGAGGATGCCGGATCGAAGCTCGATAAAGCCCAGCAGCTTGGCATTGAGATTTGGGACGAATCACGATTTTTGCAAGAGATCAGCAGGGAGGAACGATGA
- a CDS encoding DUF3048 domain-containing protein produces MKRWLFFISCAALLLGGCTAKSEPKQAGPAKSNHAQEPSSERPAEETQTSPLTGLPAKGDIHQRVVGVMINNHPKARPQSGLRAADIVYEVLAEGDITRFLALYQSELPERVGPVRSARDYYIDLSEGYHALYVCHGWSPEAKARLEGGGIDYLNGLFYDGTLFQRVPFRKAPHNSYITFANIEKGAEQNGYAWTDEVAPLSFRADEPSGEKVETVRIAYSHRAYAQVEYKYVPEQKGYYRYSGGEQTIDYDTRKPVVVQNVMIIAARHQVIDSHGRRDIDLASGGKGYLLQGGVMQPIEWKNVDGRLLPYHNGAPIGFVPGKTWINIVPELEIVQWK; encoded by the coding sequence TTGAAACGTTGGCTGTTTTTCATCAGCTGCGCGGCATTGTTGTTAGGCGGCTGCACGGCCAAAAGCGAGCCGAAACAGGCCGGGCCGGCCAAATCGAATCATGCACAGGAGCCGTCGTCTGAGCGTCCGGCGGAGGAGACACAAACGTCTCCGTTGACCGGATTGCCGGCGAAAGGGGACATCCATCAACGGGTCGTCGGCGTGATGATCAACAATCATCCGAAGGCGCGGCCGCAATCAGGGCTCCGTGCGGCGGACATCGTGTATGAGGTGCTCGCCGAGGGCGATATCACCCGTTTTTTGGCGTTGTACCAAAGCGAATTGCCGGAGCGGGTCGGACCGGTGCGAAGCGCGCGCGATTACTATATCGATTTGAGCGAAGGCTACCATGCCCTGTATGTATGCCACGGCTGGAGTCCGGAGGCGAAAGCGCGGCTTGAGGGGGGCGGAATCGACTATTTGAACGGATTGTTTTACGACGGCACGCTGTTTCAGCGCGTCCCGTTCCGCAAGGCGCCGCACAACTCGTACATTACGTTTGCCAACATTGAAAAAGGGGCGGAACAAAACGGATATGCCTGGACGGATGAAGTCGCGCCGCTATCGTTTCGCGCCGATGAACCGAGCGGCGAGAAAGTGGAGACAGTGCGCATCGCCTATTCGCACCGAGCTTATGCCCAGGTCGAATACAAATATGTTCCTGAACAAAAAGGGTATTACCGGTACAGCGGCGGCGAGCAAACGATCGATTACGATACCCGTAAGCCAGTTGTTGTGCAAAACGTCATGATCATCGCCGCCCGCCATCAAGTGATCGACAGCCATGGGCGGCGCGACATCGACCTTGCTTCCGGCGGCAAGGGGTACCTGCTTCAGGGCGGCGTTATGCAGCCGATCGAATGGAAAAATGTCGACGGCCGGCTGCTGCCGTACCATAACGGGGCTCCGATCGGATTCGTGCCGGGAAAAACGTGGATCAATATCGTGCCAGAATTGGAGATCGTTCAATGGAAATAG
- a CDS encoding heptaprenylglyceryl phosphate synthase — MEEIRAWRHVFKLDPNKPIDDERLERLCESGTDAVIVGGTDGVTIDNVLDLLARIRRFSVPCALEVTDVEALTPGFDVYFIPIVLNSRQAEWIVSRHHEAVKQYGDIMNWDEIVAEGYCILNPECKAAKLTEADTELGVDDVVAYARLAEHLYKLPIFYLEYSGAYGDPALVEKVKQALGRVQLFYGGGITTPEQAADMARYADTVVVGNAIYDAFEQALATVAAVKQTAGQRSRDGVK, encoded by the coding sequence ATGGAGGAGATTCGCGCTTGGCGCCATGTGTTTAAACTCGACCCGAATAAACCGATTGATGACGAGCGTCTTGAGCGCCTTTGCGAATCGGGAACGGATGCCGTCATCGTCGGCGGGACCGACGGGGTGACGATCGACAACGTGCTTGATTTATTGGCTCGCATCCGCCGTTTTTCCGTGCCATGCGCGCTCGAAGTCACAGACGTCGAAGCGTTGACGCCGGGATTTGACGTGTATTTCATTCCGATCGTGTTAAACAGCCGGCAGGCGGAGTGGATCGTCAGCCGCCATCACGAGGCCGTGAAACAATACGGCGATATCATGAACTGGGACGAGATTGTCGCAGAAGGTTACTGCATTTTAAATCCGGAATGCAAAGCCGCCAAGTTGACGGAAGCCGACACGGAGCTCGGTGTTGACGATGTTGTAGCATATGCCCGTTTAGCCGAGCATTTGTACAAGCTGCCGATTTTTTACCTGGAGTATAGCGGGGCGTACGGCGATCCGGCTCTCGTGGAAAAAGTGAAACAAGCGCTCGGTCGTGTGCAGCTGTTTTATGGCGGCGGCATCACAACGCCCGAGCAGGCGGCGGATATGGCGCGCTATGCTGATACAGTCGTCGTCGGCAACGCGATTTATGATGCGTTCGAACAGGCGTTGGCGACGGTGGCGGCGGTGAAGCAGACAGCTGGTCAACGGAGCAGAGATGGTGTAAAATAG
- a CDS encoding EYxxD motif small membrane protein — translation MLLEYMTDMSFVLAALIGGIIALSYVYMRRRRVR, via the coding sequence ATGCTGCTTGAGTATATGACCGATATGTCGTTTGTGTTGGCCGCGTTAATCGGCGGCATTATCGCCCTTTCGTACGTGTATATGCGGCGGAGGCGCGTTCGATAG
- the pcrA gene encoding DNA helicase PcrA, whose amino-acid sequence MNFLSEKLLSHLNKEQQEAVKTTEGPLLIMAGAGSGKTRVLTHRIAYLMAEKQVAPWNILAITFTNKAAREMKERVQALLGGAAEGVWISTFHSMCVRMLRRDIDRIGINRNFSILDPTDQLSVIKTILKEKNIDPKKFEPRTILATISAAKNDLIAPEQFAKRASTYYEKIVGDVYQEYQQRLLRNHSLDFDDLIMTTIHLFDRVPDVLQYYQYKFQYIHIDEYQDTNRAQYTLVKKLAERFQNICAVGDADQSIYRWRGADIRNILSFERDYPNAKVILLEQNYRSTKRILQAANEIIAHNVNRKPKRLWTENPEGKPIVYYEAMNEADEAQFVARRIQEAVERGERRYRDFAVLYRTNAQSRVIEEMFLKANIPYQIVGGLKFYDRKEIKDILAYLRVIANPDDDLSLLRIINVPKRGIGASTIDKLVRYAAEHELSLFEALGELEMIGFSAKTAGALAAFRGQLEQWTQLQEYVSVTELVEEVLDKSGYREMLKAERTIEAQSRLENLDEFLSVTKHFENVSDDKSLVAFLTDLALISDLDELNGADQADKNDAVVLMTLHAAKGLEFPVVFLIGMEEGIFPHIRSLEDDDEMEEERRLAYVGITRAEEELVLTNAQMRTLFGNIQMNPPSRFLDEIPAHLLETVSRGKPPVSRLAPVRLRAGSAVGAWKVGDRANHRKWGVGTVVSVRGEGDDQELDIAFPSPIGIKRLLAKFAPIEKA is encoded by the coding sequence ATGAACTTTTTGTCAGAAAAGCTGCTTTCGCATTTAAACAAAGAGCAGCAAGAAGCCGTGAAGACGACGGAAGGCCCTTTGCTTATTATGGCGGGGGCGGGGAGCGGAAAAACGCGCGTGCTGACGCACCGGATCGCTTATTTGATGGCGGAAAAACAGGTGGCGCCGTGGAATATTTTGGCCATTACGTTTACGAACAAAGCGGCGCGCGAGATGAAAGAGCGGGTGCAGGCGCTCTTAGGCGGAGCGGCGGAAGGGGTGTGGATTTCAACCTTCCACTCGATGTGCGTCCGCATGTTGCGCCGCGATATTGACCGCATCGGCATTAACCGCAATTTTTCCATCCTCGACCCGACGGATCAGCTTTCGGTCATCAAAACGATTTTGAAAGAAAAAAATATCGATCCAAAAAAATTTGAGCCGCGGACGATTTTAGCGACGATCAGCGCGGCGAAAAACGATTTGATCGCGCCGGAGCAATTCGCGAAGCGGGCATCGACGTACTACGAAAAGATCGTCGGCGACGTGTATCAAGAGTATCAACAGCGCCTTCTCCGCAATCATTCGCTCGATTTCGACGATTTGATCATGACGACGATCCACTTGTTTGACCGCGTGCCGGATGTGCTTCAATATTACCAGTATAAGTTCCAGTACATCCATATCGATGAGTACCAAGATACGAACCGCGCTCAATATACGCTGGTGAAAAAGCTCGCGGAGCGGTTCCAAAATATTTGCGCCGTCGGCGATGCCGACCAGTCGATTTACCGGTGGCGCGGGGCGGACATTCGCAACATATTGTCGTTTGAGCGCGACTACCCGAACGCGAAAGTCATTTTGCTTGAACAAAACTACCGCTCGACGAAACGTATTTTGCAGGCGGCAAATGAAATCATTGCACATAACGTCAATCGAAAGCCAAAGCGGTTGTGGACGGAAAACCCGGAAGGGAAGCCGATCGTCTATTATGAAGCGATGAACGAAGCGGACGAAGCCCAGTTTGTCGCCCGCCGCATTCAAGAGGCGGTTGAGCGCGGGGAGCGCCGCTACCGCGATTTTGCCGTGCTTTACCGGACGAACGCCCAGTCGCGCGTCATCGAGGAAATGTTTTTAAAAGCGAACATTCCGTACCAAATCGTCGGCGGCTTAAAGTTCTATGACCGGAAAGAAATTAAAGACATTCTCGCTTACTTGCGCGTCATCGCCAACCCCGATGACGATTTGAGCTTGCTTCGCATCATCAACGTGCCAAAGCGCGGCATCGGTGCCTCTACGATCGACAAACTTGTCCGCTATGCGGCCGAGCATGAGCTGTCCTTGTTTGAAGCGCTCGGCGAGCTGGAGATGATCGGGTTCAGCGCGAAGACGGCCGGGGCGCTTGCGGCGTTCCGCGGACAGCTTGAGCAATGGACACAGCTGCAAGAATACGTTTCGGTGACGGAACTTGTGGAAGAGGTGCTCGACAAATCGGGCTACCGTGAGATGCTCAAGGCGGAGCGGACGATCGAAGCGCAAAGCCGGCTTGAGAACTTGGACGAGTTTTTGTCGGTGACGAAGCATTTTGAAAACGTAAGCGATGATAAATCGCTCGTCGCCTTTTTAACCGACTTGGCGCTCATTTCCGATTTGGACGAGCTGAATGGGGCGGATCAGGCGGACAAGAACGATGCCGTCGTCTTAATGACGCTGCACGCCGCCAAAGGGCTTGAGTTTCCGGTTGTGTTTTTGATTGGCATGGAAGAAGGCATTTTTCCGCACATTCGTTCACTTGAAGATGATGATGAAATGGAAGAAGAGCGGCGGCTGGCGTATGTCGGCATCACCCGTGCTGAGGAAGAGCTCGTGCTAACGAACGCACAAATGCGGACGCTGTTTGGCAACATCCAAATGAACCCGCCGTCGCGCTTTTTAGATGAGATTCCAGCGCATTTGCTGGAGACGGTCTCGCGCGGAAAACCGCCTGTTTCCCGCCTAGCGCCCGTTCGCTTGCGGGCAGGCAGCGCTGTCGGGGCGTGGAAAGTCGGCGACCGGGCGAACCACCGGAAATGGGGAGTGGGCACTGTCGTCAGCGTTCGCGGCGAAGGCGACGACCAAGAACTCGATATCGCCTTCCCGAGCCCGATCGGCATTAAACGTCTGCTCGCTAAATTTGCGCCGATTGAGAAAGCATAG
- a CDS encoding adenine deaminase C-terminal domain-containing protein, with the protein MGEQRYRWKGSELREQAAIIDGKQSPTKVLVNATYLHSYFREWVKGNIWIHGDRIVYAGERFPDRVDEVCEIVDCRGYVLVPGYIEPHVHPFQLYNPHSFARYAAAHGTTTLLNDNLFLLLQLDDEEAFLFLQGMNALPTSMYWWCRFDGQTELEREEEQVSNARIKRWLDQEVVLQGGELTSWPKVASGDDIILYWMQEAHRRRRKIEGHFPGASEKTLVKMALFGADGDHEAMTGKEVYMRLSHGYTVTLRHSSIRPDLPVLLEEMKALDVRHYDKCLLTTDGSPPSFYEDGVIDRLIRIAMEHGVPVIDAYAMATINAARHYGIEHLHGSITTGRIAHINFLRSAHDPMPVQVLAKGEWVKRDGEAPSLWPEPEWDRFGIRPLSLSWELDWDDLQFSMPMGLRMENAVILKPYSVSIDTSRDRLSHDHDECFLALFDRNGRWRVNTMLKGFASALGGLASSYSNTGDLILIGKHKEDMLLAFQRMNEIGGGIVLAEEGEILFELPLPLGGMMSPVEMNELMNEEKTFVRLLRERGYRFEDPVYSLLFLQSTHLPYVRVTQRGIYDVMHKTVLFPSIMR; encoded by the coding sequence ATGGGCGAACAACGTTACCGATGGAAAGGCAGTGAGCTGCGGGAACAAGCAGCCATCATCGATGGCAAACAATCGCCGACGAAAGTATTAGTAAACGCGACGTATTTGCATTCGTATTTTCGTGAATGGGTAAAGGGAAATATATGGATACATGGCGATCGCATCGTGTATGCCGGCGAGCGGTTCCCCGATCGTGTCGACGAGGTATGCGAGATCGTCGACTGCCGTGGGTATGTGCTCGTTCCTGGCTACATCGAGCCGCATGTTCATCCGTTTCAATTATATAATCCCCATTCATTTGCCCGTTATGCAGCGGCGCACGGGACAACAACGCTCCTCAATGACAACTTGTTTTTGCTTTTGCAGCTTGATGATGAAGAGGCGTTTTTATTTTTGCAAGGAATGAATGCGCTTCCAACATCGATGTATTGGTGGTGCCGGTTTGATGGGCAAACGGAGCTTGAACGCGAAGAGGAGCAAGTGTCCAATGCTCGGATCAAGCGCTGGCTTGACCAAGAGGTGGTGCTTCAAGGCGGTGAGTTGACCTCATGGCCAAAAGTGGCGAGCGGCGACGACATCATTTTGTATTGGATGCAAGAAGCGCACCGGCGCCGCCGCAAAATTGAAGGGCATTTTCCCGGTGCGTCGGAAAAAACGCTTGTCAAAATGGCGCTCTTTGGTGCGGATGGCGATCATGAGGCGATGACGGGAAAGGAAGTGTATATGCGCCTTTCTCACGGCTATACCGTTACGCTCCGCCATTCATCGATCCGCCCGGATTTGCCGGTGCTGCTTGAGGAAATGAAAGCGCTTGACGTTCGGCATTATGACAAATGTTTGTTGACAACGGACGGATCGCCGCCATCATTTTATGAAGACGGAGTGATTGACCGGCTCATCCGCATCGCGATGGAGCACGGCGTGCCGGTGATCGATGCTTATGCGATGGCGACGATCAACGCCGCCCGTCACTACGGCATCGAGCATCTTCACGGCAGCATCACCACCGGCCGCATCGCTCATATCAACTTTTTGCGCTCGGCTCATGACCCGATGCCGGTGCAAGTGCTGGCCAAGGGAGAATGGGTGAAGCGCGATGGAGAAGCACCGTCTCTTTGGCCGGAGCCGGAATGGGATCGTTTTGGCATTCGGCCTCTGTCGTTGTCATGGGAGCTTGACTGGGATGATTTGCAATTTTCGATGCCGATGGGGTTGCGCATGGAAAACGCCGTCATTTTAAAGCCGTATTCCGTATCGATCGATACGTCGCGCGATCGTTTAAGTCATGACCATGATGAATGCTTTTTGGCTTTGTTTGACCGAAACGGCCGCTGGCGTGTCAATACGATGTTGAAAGGGTTTGCATCAGCGCTTGGTGGGTTGGCGAGTTCCTACTCAAACACCGGGGATTTGATTTTGATCGGCAAACATAAGGAAGATATGCTGCTCGCCTTCCAGCGGATGAATGAGATCGGCGGCGGCATTGTCCTTGCCGAGGAGGGGGAGATTTTGTTTGAACTTCCGCTTCCTTTGGGAGGCATGATGTCCCCCGTGGAGATGAACGAACTGATGAACGAAGAAAAAACGTTCGTCCGTTTGTTGCGCGAGCGCGGGTATCGTTTCGAAGACCCGGTGTATTCGCTGCTTTTTTTGCAGTCCACCCATCTGCCGTATGTGCGCGTCACGCAACGCGGGATTTATGATGTGATGCACAAAACGGTACTCTTTCCTTCAATAATGCGGTAA
- a CDS encoding YerC/YecD family TrpR-related protein, whose protein sequence is MQIDKLRGRELDQLFKAILSLRDLEECYRFFDDLCTVNEIQALAQRLEVARMLREGYTYHKIETETGASTATISRVKRCLNYGNDAYAMALDRIKEEQQQEEKEANEAVTD, encoded by the coding sequence ATGCAAATTGACAAACTGCGCGGCAGAGAGTTGGATCAACTGTTTAAAGCGATTTTGTCGCTGCGCGATTTAGAAGAGTGTTACCGTTTTTTCGATGATTTATGCACCGTGAATGAAATCCAGGCGCTCGCCCAGCGGCTCGAGGTCGCCCGCATGCTGCGCGAAGGATATACGTACCATAAAATCGAAACGGAAACTGGGGCGAGCACGGCGACGATTTCGCGAGTCAAGCGCTGCCTCAACTACGGCAATGACGCTTACGCCATGGCGCTCGATCGCATTAAAGAGGAGCAACAGCAAGAAGAGAAAGAAGCCAACGAAGCGGTCACAGACTGA